A stretch of Halichondria panicea chromosome 1, odHalPani1.1, whole genome shotgun sequence DNA encodes these proteins:
- the LOC135349283 gene encoding uncharacterized protein LOC135349283, with protein sequence MSSVLRWQVDPPAESGLMTMQSTLFLGSLVGRRDTFGFGVIMFEAVLVSSDGVNLTSTLINLSEVSVLDGSIVTCTLNGLTVVELQQTILVAGNPTSPLNPRLSSTLNQPSSSNISLDWEAPSSTGGVSIRYVLIISPTSLSGSPVTVDTTLAQITVSYNVIYNVTIRADNCAGMNETRIVNLIVCPTPSTAASVTIINTPPVTIGGSMLTFTCSGDNEVRTSTCGSSGWSPDPGTFDCSSPITDPPVTCGSPDAPSRGSVDISGGTPPFSLGSEVTYRCDEGLFPPNVRTSTCTDVGGRGEWVENPGSLMCRERPGEM encoded by the exons ATGTCTAGTGTACTGAGATGGCAAGTCGATCCTCCAGCAGAGTCTGGGTTAATGACTATGCAAAGTACACTCTTCCTTGGTTCTCTAGTCGGTCGAAGGGACACATTTGGATTTGGAGTGATCATGTTTGAGGCTGTTCTTGTGAGCAGTGACGGAGTAAACCTGACTTCTACTCTCATCAACCTcagtgaagtgtctgtactggATGGAAGCATTGTCACCTGTACTTTAAATGGTCTTACAGTTGTTGAACTACAGCAGACAATATTGGTTGCTG GTAATCCAACCTCTCCACTAAACCCAAGATTATCCTCCACTCTAAATCAACCCAGTTCCTCTAATATCTCTCTGGACTGGGAGgctccctcctctactggtggtgtgtctatCAGGTATGTCCTCATTATCTCCCCAACATCTCTCTCCGGGTCACCAGTCACTGTGGACACCACCTTAGCACAAATCACTGTCTCCTACAACGTTATATACAATGTGACTATCAGAGCTGACAACTGTGCTGGAATGAATGAAACTAGAATTGTGAATCTGA TTGTGTGCCCCACACCGTCTACTGCTGCTAGTGTGACTATCATCAACACACCTCCTGTCACTATTGGTGGATCCATGCTCACCTTCACTTGCAGTGGAGACAATGAAGTGAGAACCTCAACCTGCGGCAGTAGTGGATGGTCTCCTGACCCTGGGACCTTTGACTGCAGCAGTCCGATTACAG ATCCCCCAGTCACCTGTGGCTCTCCTGATGCACCATCCAGAGGTAGTGTGGACATCAGTGGTGGgacaccacccttctcactgGGTTCAGAGGTAACCTATCGCTGTGACGAGGGACTGTTCCCCCCTAATGtgaggaccagcacatgcactgatgtgggaggtaggggagagtgggtggagaatcctGGGAGCTTGATGTGCAGGGAGAGACCAGGTGAAATGTAG